ctatgacAAAAATATGCTTGTCAATAACAGCCCACGACATtcttaataataatatataaaaaaaaactatttttctcttttttttaagtcggGGCTATGGATATTTGAAGTAGATGGATTGAGGCACTCACGAATAACATGCTACAACTTACTTATGTTCAGTCTCATCAAGGACGACACAAGAGTTTATTCTGTTCAAGTCAACATACGCCCAACTCCTCCCCACGGTTTCTGAGTGATGTCGCCTTTCATCTCGTCTTTCGAGCCTCCCCTCTTTGAataaacactttttttttgccgtaaATATTCGTCCGTCCTTTCAGCAAGTCCCATAATTCAAACATTGTCCACAAAAGGGTTGGCGGGGTTGCTGCTGGACATGTAATTCACCAGTCAACTGTAATTGATGAACACGCGATTGCGAGAGCTCGAGGAAATCTAATTCTCGACTAGGGAGGGAAGGAGAGAGTTGAGGCTGTGGCATAATTGCATTTTGGATGGCTATCCATGTCAAGTAGACGACGGCAGATGCAAAGGATGTCGACAAGAGTAGTAGGTCACTATAATCCGCTCAATAACGACATCCACTTTGCCTATCGTTGATGTGTACACCCGCACAGCGCCATGACCATCATCCACCTTTTCGAACGGCACCACCATGTTCTTTATAGTAAATGCCTTCCATGTAACCCATCCTGATAGCCGAGGATTAAGGGTACCACCAACATGAGCTCAGTTTATACACCGATTGAGTTGAGTTTTATTATGTACTGACAGTCAACGGGTAAAACTTGGAGCGCAGGAATAACAGCGGCAGCAAATGAGATATTGACCGAGAAGTATGGCAGGTGATCGCAAACAAATAGCGTGTGTAGCGTGTATGTGTGAGCGGAATTGCATTGACCTTCGTGGAGAACCGAAATCGCTGCGTAAGGAGATGGCACACAATGTGAGGACTGTGTAAAAAGCGCATCATAATGCCAGTGTTCGCTTATCCCGATTGCCATAGCGACTTAACGGGACAACGTCAAACGAGGAAACgactgaaagaagaagaataaaatgGAAAGGGAAGAGATCGAGTCAGACGTAGAACAGCCTCACTTTCGACGTGGAGACTAGAAGGTTGTCGTCGTAAAATTTGGTTTCGATTGTGACATTCCCACTACACAACAAAAAGATTTTGGCTTTACTTTTTACAAGCACATTTAACGATTtaagtagttttttttactttaaaatttGTGCAGGCATCATTTGAGATTCTGGAGCAGCTTCAATTATTGATTGCCAGGTATTTGTGGAGTTGGGTATGACAAATCCGAAATCAAATGTCCATTCTTCCAACGCTCTCCCCTAAGTTAGCATGACAGATACTAAGCCATGTTGCTAACCACATTTTGcgcagaataaaaagatgGAAGCACATACCTTGAATAACACTTTCTGTTCCAGTCGAAAGTTCTCCAAAGGTTCAATAGAAGAGAAGTTTATTTCCCGTGAAACTGCTCTGCAATTCAAAATACTTTTGGGTACTCGTGCTTCGTGCTCAACATCCGGCTGAGATCTAAAATTAGTTTATGAAAATTCCAACCATCAAGTATTCTTTCATTCATGCGAAAAACTTAAACTCACAAGTCATCGGTATTCTGCCAAAGCAGTTTGCCAGTGTCCACTTCCCGAAGGCTCATCCAGTTCCTGCAAGATAAccgaaaattgtattttatcaGACGAAAACAGAAGTCATGCAAATGATGCACAAGATGAACTTACACTCTGAACCCCGACAAAATATCTTCGGCTTTGGACGGCATTGCGTATCGTGGCTTATTAAGATGTTCTCAGGCGCACAGCCGGTCGACACGAGGACGACGGCGACCAGCCAACCAGCCTTAACGTAATCTTACTTCAATTTACACTTTTGCAGTACTTTGACTGCAAGTCCGAATAGGATGAGTTCTCTCTCAAAAGTGTTTATGCCCACAACCCACACGCAGAGGGTAAAACTTTCAGTATAAGGATAATTGATTTGGTGGGCTTGGATCAATAGCAAGGTCCTCTAATATGTAGAGCCGCCAACGGTTACCCCGCCAAGTAACAACTTCCGATGCAATGTCAACAAAAAACCAATAAGGATGAATTCCGATAGACGTTGCCACTTTCATGTATTtcaaacacacaaaacacaacatgatgaaagaaaaaccttcTGATTCTGAGTTGAAACGAAACCAAGTCGTACACAAAGTCAAATTTTGTgtaaaaaaactttctttttaaacttaaGCCATAACAGTTCAATTGGGAAAAGGgagaaaatataaaagttaaataaaacataaaaccGAATAACGGTACACACTTCTTTTGAACGAAAGGATATTGAATACAATAAATGGTACACATTTTCTTCTTATAATTGTTCGTGGTTTGCACCAAAAGATTACTTTCTAAGAGCCTACATCAGTTTAGTAAAAATTAACCTTGTTTGGCTTGAGCACAGTTGCAATAAACAGTTGGCCAGCGTGAACCGGAATCTTCTTGGAACTTAATCATGTCATCCGGATGATGATGTTTGACGTGTTTTTCAATTATATCCGCCCAACAAGATGGGATTTGAAGACGTATTTTTGGCCAGCTTACAAGCTTGGGAAGGTCAGTTAAATTTTGTGCAGCGATAGTTTCGATAATAAATGGCTGCGTCTCTGAAAGTTGTTTCGGCAGGTCGTAAATGGTTTCGGAAAGCGATTTTTTGTTCAGAGGGAATAGAACATCCCCCTCTTCCTCGCCGGATGGCACCCGTTTGAGAGGACTTTTCTTGATATTAAGTCTTCGAACAGGAAGCGATTCACTCGTAAATTTCAAAGGCAAAGGTTTGCTAGCCAATCTTGAGCTCCTCCTACGTTCCAACTGCTGTTCTGGCGATCGGGTTGGCGTTTTCTTAAACACGAAAGAAACGGATGCCTTCGTGACCCGTTCATCTTGGGAAATGGTGGATGCTGTTACCGGCAAGAGATGTTCAATCTTTGCGTCGTTATCTTGTTTTGCTGTTAGTGATTCAGGATCAATAAAAAGTACGCCATCGTCTGGATTGAGTCCTGACTCTATTTCATCCATCAGCTCAACATCAGATAGGCTAGCTTCGCATCCCATAAGGTTACCTTCGATCGACTTTTTCAGTTCAGTATAGCTTTCTTCGTGCCTTTCTTGAGTCGGTGATTTGGGATAGTTCTCCACCGACGTCAAATTCTTTTGGAGGACCTGGGAGACTCAACATCTCGAAGATTtctcaatttgttttcttcgatATAATTCAAAGTATCGTCACATGAAAAAGATTGTGTGGAATGTTTTTCGTCATCCGGAGAAAGATATAAAGCCAACTGACTTGATGAAGAGTGGGCAGAGCTTTGACACGAGTCAGTGTCAAGAAATAACTGTTTCCTAAGGTTACAGGAACGAGTGGGTGATCTAGTTTCAACGACGCTCCAAGAAGATGGCTGGGGCCGATGATGAGATCGAATGGTACGCAAGACATTCCGGCGCATTCGTTTCTCGGTTGGAGTTATGACAAACGGTGTAGGAAAGCGTAAACGGAGTGATTTTTGAAATTCGGCAAGCGGCGTCTGTGACGGAGTTGGAAAAATTGGTACAATTTCGGTTTGAGGCTTAGAGGGTACGCCAGTATCAATGGGCTCGGTTGCAGGAGGCGTCAGAGGAAACAAGCATCCAGCTGAAAGAGGCATTATACCCCTTATGGAAGCCACTCCTATGCAAACAGGTTGTGATGACTTTAACGGTGTTTCGGGTATAGCGGAAGGTTCGCTATTTACATGGttgtcattttttctttcctcattTTTATGGTTATTTTCAGCGTggcttccattttctttttcgtcgaaATGCTCGAGATAATTCAtgtcttcttttatttgtttactttcttttttggagTCTTCAGCtgatttttgtgttccaacgGCATTGCAGTGTGATACTTCCAGCTCTACAGGTTCTTCATATAGTAAATCAATGTTATAGTAAGGATTTTGTTAAATTGAGAAAATATAACAACCTGTGACTTCATCACACAGCAATCTTTGCAAAATTGCTGCAGAACGCTGACGTGTAGTCATACATAGGGAAGGATGCATTGACAAACTATTCAGAAAATTACAAACTTGGAGTTCATACTCTTTTTGCGATTCAGCTTGCCTAAAATGATACATTTGTCAATGCCAAATGATAATTGTTGAACAACTATGAACATTTACCGTGATTGGAACACTACCAACTCAGCATACTTTGAGAACAATGGTGTAATCTTAATATCAAAATCTGGTATTGCCtaaagaaataacaaacattAATAGCTCATTGAATTACCTTGAAAACATACAGTACCTACCTCTACAGAGGAGCTGTGAACTTCGTTCAAATTACTAATAAACTCTTTCAGTAGACTTATGCAGGTATTTAGATTTGGCAAAGATTGGATATTTACAATCTCTTTTCTGATTGACCTAAAATGATGTTGGGTTCAATTCTGTACTGCAAGTACCATTTGATGGGAAATGTTACCTGACCGACCGAATAATTAACTCTTCAAGTTGCTCCCGGAAGTCTTCATTTTTCAGTGAGGCTTCAATCAATTTATTAAAGGACACGAAAATGTCCTTAGACCAAGAAAATTCTGGGCACAGAAATCTAAAAttcatcatttaaaaaacacggAAATAGAGGCTTGAAGGAGCTACACTCAAATACGTCCAACTTTGTTTGGCTCGACCCAACACGTGCTTCTGCGTATCTGCTACTTTTtcatcttttgatttttgaaccAGCAAGGGAAGGGTTAATTGCGATGGCGCCAGTTTTACGCGGAGCTTACCACCCCAAAAcgcaaaaaacagaaacaaaaaagaaacatggaaaaggaaaggaaagaaaagagatacAAGATAGGAAAAAAGATACCCAAGGGAATTTTCGCTGAGACAATCAGCTCCTGTTTCCTTtgcaaatttgaaatttcattgtGTACAATAGGAAGAGATCACCTCTGCTGTAGGCTACGGCAGTTGTTAGTAAAGATCCCGATTCCTACCCAGACCGTAGGGCTAGACGCAAGAGCATAATTTCATATGGTGCATTTAAAAAAGTATCACAATTTGTTTCACAAAATGATAGCTGCACATTATTTTTTCGCAAGGAGTCATACAACTTGATAGATGGTCAAATAGTTAGTCAGTTAAATTCTCAAACAAtatcgaaaatttttttggatcATTGCTTGATGTCCATGTATACTCAAGCTCCCTGTTTTTCCCTGTTGCACTGGAATATGACCCGTCAACCTAGGAATAATCTTCATTCTCACGCGAGCGGAACCGGTTGACGGGTAAAATAACTTTACAATTTAAAAGTTCTTGcatcttgaaaatgaaaaaaaggaggttttAGTTTGATCGGAATGTTGACTGTCGTATTCataaaaaccttttctttcgACACTTTGTTCGGTTTGGCGATGGGTGTAACTTTATGCGGTTGAAGGGTGTTTACCACATCTTGAATTTCCTCAAGCGAAGAATGCATGGAATAGAGTACTCGTTGGATTCCGCCTTCGTCAACAACTACTCTGTGATCGACGTTTTTCCCCTCCATTAGATGCCATTGGGTTGTTAGTCGAATCGTGAGCAACTTTTCAGAGTCTTTAAAACATAGCGACTGTTTTTTTGCTGACACCTGAAATTCAAAATATGAGACTTATAGCAATATACAGTATATGTCGCGTAGCAATAAGAGTAGTTCTGACCGTGCCTTCACCACACGCGTGAACGCTGGTCGTGTGCTGACGACTTATGGCGTTTCTTAGGTCAGTCAAATTTTTGTagattttatgtttaaattCTGATATGTGAACTTGAATATTCAGTCTCCGATACActtcaacaaataaaaattctgcACCAAAACCTCGCCCAGCAAGGGAGAATAATACCTTGTGTTCTGGACTTTTAGAAATCCAGTTACTGACTAAAGCTATAGTCACATCAACACTTATTTGTCTGGatggaaatatttttgcaCTATCTGAACAAAATGTGCAGTCTAGGTAAACATGATCAATAGTTTTCAGTCCATATTCTGGTCTTGAAGGATTTGACATGAAGGCTTGCAACTTTCTGCAATCCCCCTTAGCTATCCTGAAATCACCAGTATAGAGGATAGTGCCAAAAGAACCTTCATATAAAAACctaatatataaaaaatttagtaaTTTATGTCCAATGTCATTTGAAGAGGTGATTAAAGGCCCTACATTACACTGCCAGGACAATGGCCAGATGGAATTGTTGTCACACAAAAAGTTGTGCTCACATTACCGTTACAAGAATCACCAGGAAAATCTATTTTGATGGTATGATTCAATTCCAATGCTTTAAGGTAGCGACCTAGCTTTGAGTAGGTTGGCCATTCAgtaagaatttgttttgttttttcactgCAATAGATGAAGACACCAGGTTTAGTCTGCAGAGCTTGATACAAATCATGTGAATCCAGTCCTTTCATGTGATCTATGCAAATGCAGATAAAATCTATTAAAAAGGAATGACCATTACCACTATAAAAGGCATTTACCAGCATGACAATGAGAAAGGAATAAAGCCAGAGATGATTGTACGTCTAGAAAATAATCAACCGATATAAAAGGAATTTCGTCAATCACGCCCTGGAACATCTGGTCTTCGGAATGCTGTGCCATTCTGGTTATTAGCAGTATATTGTTGTCTAGGAATGCTGGTAACCTAGGTTATATAGAGTTCCCAAACCCTTTGGGTTGAGTGATTTAATATATCTGGCTCGAATCGTACATTGCGCAACCTCAAAGTTTCCCTCGAAAACCAATTGCCGCCTGCTATCCTACTACATTGTTGCCAGTCgttgaaattaaataattttaattttattttagtattTGAGACTTTGTAAATATATTACAAATAAATGGGCATCAGTGACTTGTGAAAAAgaacttgtttcattttcattattttattcagCTAGCATTACACATATGCCAACTTTCTCACTTCGCTACACACACGGTGACAGTTTTTTCACGCAAATAAAATTAATCTATCTTTCACattaacaaatttttttaaagagatgaTTAAAGCTCCAAGCATTTTATAATCACAAGATAACATCACCTCAGTTTGGAAAGCTATTTCCCATGCAGCAACCGAGTCTCAAGATGAACAGTTCATCGAATCTCTAGGCTTCGCATTCTAAAATTCGCCTTTCAATCATCATCGGTAAATGTTCGTCTTGCAACCAAAATCAAGAAAGAGCTTCATATTGAAAACTTATTAACATGATTAAAAGCAGATTAGACAGAATTGTCAAAATTGCTTACgtaatttcaaattcaattcctAATCACTAGCTTCTACCATCTTGACGCGGTAACAGACGAAACACAATTGGACTGCTATTGTGGGCGACTAGCGGAGAAACCTGGAAAATACTAGTGGTGGTAGCTATGTTCATATGCAAAAACACTATCgccaaatttcaaaacaaaaagtattatttggtttttaaaaaattattattaaaataaataaataaaattatgaaaaattattttatttaattttagaaaacaaaatacatttAAGTATTGTATTAAGTTCAGATTAAGTCTGAATCTTTACAGTACACTGATCAAATTTTCAGTGTTTTTTACCCTTTGATACTGTTACCCAACCATCTTCATCAGGCTCATTTCTAGTTGATTTCCTTGAGGTATCCAAATCTTCTCTTTGATTTTGCAAAGAGCCTTCAAGATCATTGTCTTCCTTCAAAGTAGAACTGTCATGATTTGAGGCAGTTTTGGAGAGATGAACAGAGCTGCCtttaaatttctttaattCTAAAatgacctcttcttcttttccatcCTTGATTAACTGGAAGTATTTACACAAGCTCTCCCCCATTTCTTCGAGACTGCCATCTTCACACAAAGTGTTGAATTCATTATTCATAAGATCTTCCATGTACTCTGCAACTTCCTGAACCAAAACATTGtctacaaatatttttaaaaatcttttagTGACTCCTCATGAAAGTAAATTGCAAAAGActaccattttctttaaaaaaattctcaacAACAGTTACCATCCATTTTGCTATTTCTCTGCTCTGTGTTCCACCCAACTGGTGCTCCACTGCAAGCTATGATAACCAGAAAACAAACTGAATCAttcgaaaagttataatagggaaaaatattcaaaaatataCCTGCAGTGCAGTCCAATTATTAAAGAGAGTTTCCACTACTGTCGAAAACAAACTCATGCTTGCAAATTCAAGAACATGTGTCACGTTGTCAGAGGTGTAAGCAGACGAcgaacaaaatgaaaacatgaTCGACAGTCGGTCAGTACGGAAGGCAAACTAATACACATGAAAGCAAGTTTTTGAGTGAATCGTTTGCTAGGTGTCAGTTGCTGTATTTGTCCCATACATCTTTTCTAGTGTTTTAAT
The window above is part of the Daphnia carinata strain CSIRO-1 chromosome 7, CSIRO_AGI_Dcar_HiC_V3, whole genome shotgun sequence genome. Proteins encoded here:
- the LOC130704024 gene encoding retinal rod rhodopsin-sensitive cGMP 3',5'-cyclic phosphodiesterase subunit delta-like, which gives rise to MPSKAEDILSGFRVNWMSLREVDTGKLLWQNTDDLSQPDVEHEARVPKSILNCRAVSREINFSSIEPLENFRLEQKVLFKGRALEEWTFDFGFVIPNSTNTWQSIIEAAPESQMMPAQILNGNVTIETKFYDDNLLVSTSKVRLFYV
- the LOC130704093 gene encoding uncharacterized protein LOC130704093, with the translated sequence MMNFRFLCPEFSWSKDIFVSFNKLIEASLKNEDFREQLEELIIRSVRSIRKEIVNIQSLPNLNTCISLLKEFISNLNEVHSSSVEAIPDFDIKITPLFSKYAELVVFQSRQAESQKEYELQVCNFLNSLSMHPSLCMTTRQRSAAILQRLLCDEVTEPVELEVSHCNAVGTQKSAEDSKKESKQIKEDMNYLEHFDEKENGSHAENNHKNEERKNDNHVNSEPSAIPETPLKSSQPVCIGVASIRGIMPLSAGCLFPLTPPATEPIDTGVPSKPQTEIVPIFPTPSQTPLAEFQKSLRLRFPTPFVITPTEKRMRRNVLRTIRSHHRPQPSSWSVVETRSPTRSCNLRKQLFLDTDSCQSSAHSSSSQLALYLSPDDEKHSTQSFSCDDTLNYIEENKLSQKNLTSVENYPKSPTQERHEESYTELKKSIEGNLMGCEASLSDVELMDEIESGLNPDDGVLFIDPESLTAKQDNDAKIEHLLPVTASTISQDERVTKASVSFVFKKTPTRSPEQQLERRRSSRLASKPLPLKFTSESLPVRRLNIKKSPLKRVPSGEEEGDVLFPLNKKSLSETIYDLPKQLSETQPFIIETIAAQNLTDLPKLVSWPKIRLQIPSCWADIIEKHVKHHHPDDMIKFQEDSGSRWPTVYCNCAQAKQG
- the LOC130703739 gene encoding protein artemis-like, with the protein product MAQHSEDQMFQGVIDEIPFISVDYFLDVQSSLALFLSHCHADHMKGLDSHDLYQALQTKPGVFIYCSEKTKQILTEWPTYSKLGRYLKALELNHTIKIDFPGDSCNGNVSTTFCVTTIPSGHCPGSVMFLYEGSFGTILYTGDFRIAKGDCRKLQAFMSNPSRPEYGLKTIDHVYLDCTFCSDSAKIFPSRQISVDVTIALVSNWISKSPEHKVLFSLAGRGFGAEFLFVEVYRRLNIQVHISEFKHKIYKNLTDLRNAISRQHTTSVHACGEGTVSAKKQSLCFKDSEKLLTIRLTTQWHLMEGKNVDHRVVVDEGGIQRVLYSMHSSLEEIQDVVNTLQPHKVTPIAKPNKVSKEKMQELLNCKVILPVNRFRSRENEDYS
- the LOC130704034 gene encoding pre-rRNA-processing protein TSR2 homolog, whose translation is MDDNVLVQEVAEYMEDLMNNEFNTLCEDGSLEEMGESLCKYFQLIKDGKEEEVILELKKFKGSSVHLSKTASNHDSSTLKEDNDLEGSLQNQREDLDTSRKSTRNEPDEDGWVTVSKGKKH